In Candidatus Hydrogenedentota bacterium, a genomic segment contains:
- a CDS encoding cytochrome c3 family protein — translation MAQVFHRSANVLARASIIGGAAAAAVVALLGAAIYRSPAVTQVNIAKAQPIPFSHQRHVGGNGIDCRYCHTSVEESGVANVPPTETCMTCHSQILADAPMLEPVHDSWKSGKPIEWTRVYDLPDFVYFDHSIHVAKGIGCTTCHGNIQDQRLTHKANTLHMAWCLECHRAPEKFIRPKDKVFDVDWKAPENQLEIGKKLVQEYKVKVEQLDNCSVCHR, via the coding sequence GTGGCTCAAGTCTTTCATCGCAGCGCCAACGTGCTCGCCCGGGCCAGTATTATCGGCGGCGCGGCGGCGGCGGCCGTGGTCGCACTTCTCGGCGCCGCAATATACCGGTCGCCCGCGGTCACGCAGGTAAACATCGCCAAGGCGCAGCCTATTCCGTTCAGCCACCAGCGCCATGTGGGCGGCAACGGCATCGACTGCCGATACTGCCACACCTCCGTCGAGGAAAGCGGCGTCGCGAATGTCCCGCCCACCGAAACCTGCATGACCTGCCACTCGCAGATCCTCGCCGACGCGCCCATGCTGGAACCCGTCCACGACAGCTGGAAATCCGGCAAGCCCATCGAGTGGACGCGCGTCTACGACCTGCCCGACTTCGTCTACTTCGATCACAGCATCCACGTCGCCAAGGGCATCGGTTGCACCACATGCCACGGCAACATCCAGGACCAGCGCCTGACCCACAAGGCCAATACCCTGCACATGGCCTGGTGCCTTGAATGCCACCGCGCGCCGGAGAAATTCATCCGGCCCAAGGACAAAGTCTTTGATGTGGACTGGAAGGCTCCCGAAAATCAGCTCGAAATCGGCAAGAAGCTGGTCCAGGAGTACAAAGTGAAGGTGGAGCAGCTCGACAACTGTTCCGTCTGCCACCGCTAA
- a CDS encoding Fe-S-cluster-containing hydrogenase has translation MSPKNAQEITARHGAAAAAGSYWRHAAELRGEVALDPERHREFPSEGAGLIDATGRRNFMKVMGASMMMAGLAGCARQPEEKIVPYVKPPEEAVPGRFQYYATAAPFAGYGLGALAASYEGRPTKIEGLADHPASLGASSVHAQASLLDLYSPDRMEVISHVGTLGTWNRFAAEFSRALQGVDSAAGAGLAILTETVTSPTMAKQMAMINAIYPEAKWYQHDPMGRNNARVGAFEAFGEHVAPVINFKKAKVILSLDADFLHEGPAHVRYAADYAWTRSAAATAGEPGYVAREGFAHDEMSRLYAAEVSPTLTGASADHAIQLRHPHIETLARKIAEAVGVPNAAPNAENAAALPEAWVNAVIADLSAHKGHAVVVAGDAQPPAVHALAHAINNALGAADSGLVTYIDSPEAKPVDQEASLASLVDDLNADKISILVILGGNPVYSSPYTLDLASAMEKIGLRVHLTAEKNETSQRCHWVIPESHYLEAWGDIRAYDGTISIVQPLIRPLYNSKTAAQILALILGDEAATDYDLIHNNWLATYGESSELAWRQALSTGVVANSASPAKSPAHKHAFSAEAPAPAREGLDLLFRLDPRTADGRYANNAWLQELPKPLTNLTWDNAVHLHPNTAHTLKLKQEDEVLIQFEGFAGKNVRAAVMLVYGQPEDTATIHLGYGREVVGPIGRGRGFNAFACRKADSPWFLTGVNLAKTGRTYMLARTEEHNNIEQSHVTQTDKAQDRYLIRERSLDYFKKHPDFAQHMGHHAPDREMTLYNPDEKDWDGPFSWGMTIDLNRCTGCGVCTIACQAENNIPVVGKEDVRVGREMHWIRVDRYYKGDPKRMKDEGRVDGVAHQPVPCMQCENAPCEPVCPVGATMHSEEGLNDMVYNRCVGTRYCSNNCPYKVRRFNFFHYNIRSGQDAPQLKMMRNPNVTVRSRGVMEKCTYCTQRINRARIDAKVAAANRPGGGEPHIADGAVQTACQAACPSGAIVFGNIKDPESRVSLLKQNPRDYGLLADIGTRPRTTYLARLRNTNDDLASPVAHTAEH, from the coding sequence ATGAGCCCGAAGAACGCACAAGAAATCACCGCACGCCACGGAGCGGCGGCCGCCGCCGGTTCCTACTGGCGGCACGCCGCGGAGCTGCGCGGCGAGGTGGCGCTGGACCCGGAACGGCACCGCGAGTTCCCCTCGGAGGGCGCCGGCCTCATCGACGCCACCGGACGGCGCAATTTCATGAAGGTCATGGGTGCGTCCATGATGATGGCGGGGCTTGCCGGTTGCGCGCGCCAGCCTGAAGAGAAGATCGTACCCTATGTCAAGCCGCCGGAAGAGGCGGTGCCGGGCCGCTTCCAGTACTACGCCACCGCCGCGCCCTTCGCCGGCTACGGCCTCGGCGCGCTGGCCGCCAGTTATGAAGGCCGCCCCACCAAGATCGAGGGCCTTGCGGATCATCCCGCCTCCCTCGGCGCGAGCAGCGTTCACGCGCAGGCATCTCTCCTCGATCTCTATTCGCCCGACCGCATGGAAGTCATCAGCCATGTCGGCACCCTGGGCACCTGGAACCGCTTTGCGGCGGAGTTCTCCCGCGCCTTGCAGGGCGTTGACAGCGCCGCGGGCGCCGGCCTCGCCATCCTCACGGAGACCGTGACTTCGCCCACGATGGCCAAACAGATGGCCATGATCAACGCCATCTACCCGGAAGCGAAGTGGTACCAGCACGACCCGATGGGCCGCAACAACGCGCGGGTCGGGGCATTCGAGGCCTTCGGCGAACACGTCGCCCCCGTCATCAACTTCAAGAAGGCGAAAGTCATTCTTTCGCTTGACGCCGATTTCCTCCACGAAGGGCCGGCGCATGTCCGATACGCCGCCGACTACGCTTGGACCCGGTCCGCCGCCGCGACCGCCGGCGAGCCCGGCTACGTGGCGCGCGAGGGCTTCGCGCACGACGAAATGAGCCGCCTCTACGCGGCGGAAGTCTCCCCGACGCTCACCGGCGCCAGCGCGGACCACGCGATCCAGCTCCGGCACCCGCACATTGAGACGCTCGCCCGCAAGATCGCCGAGGCGGTCGGCGTGCCCAACGCCGCGCCGAACGCGGAAAACGCCGCCGCGCTGCCCGAAGCCTGGGTAAACGCGGTTATAGCGGATCTCTCCGCACACAAGGGTCACGCCGTCGTCGTTGCAGGCGATGCCCAGCCCCCGGCGGTGCACGCCCTCGCCCACGCAATCAACAATGCCCTCGGCGCCGCCGATTCCGGCCTCGTCACCTACATTGACTCGCCCGAGGCGAAGCCCGTCGACCAGGAAGCGTCGCTGGCCTCACTGGTCGACGATCTTAACGCCGACAAAATCTCGATCCTCGTGATCCTGGGCGGAAACCCGGTCTACAGCAGCCCCTACACGCTCGATCTGGCCTCCGCTATGGAAAAGATCGGCCTGCGCGTTCACCTGACCGCCGAAAAGAACGAGACCTCCCAACGCTGCCACTGGGTCATCCCGGAATCGCATTACCTCGAAGCCTGGGGCGATATCCGCGCTTACGACGGGACGATCTCGATCGTCCAGCCGCTGATCCGCCCGCTGTACAACAGCAAGACCGCCGCCCAGATCCTCGCGCTCATTCTGGGCGACGAGGCCGCGACCGATTACGACCTTATTCACAACAACTGGTTGGCCACGTATGGCGAGAGCTCCGAACTGGCCTGGCGCCAGGCCCTGAGCACCGGCGTCGTCGCGAATTCCGCCAGCCCGGCCAAGTCCCCGGCGCACAAGCACGCCTTCAGCGCGGAAGCGCCCGCCCCCGCCCGGGAGGGCCTGGACTTGCTCTTCCGGCTTGACCCGCGCACGGCCGACGGGCGCTACGCGAATAACGCGTGGCTCCAGGAGCTGCCGAAGCCGCTGACGAATCTTACGTGGGACAACGCGGTGCACCTGCACCCGAACACCGCCCACACCCTCAAGCTGAAGCAGGAGGACGAGGTCCTCATTCAGTTCGAGGGCTTCGCCGGCAAGAATGTCCGCGCCGCGGTCATGCTCGTCTATGGCCAGCCCGAGGACACCGCCACGATCCACCTGGGATACGGGCGCGAGGTCGTCGGCCCCATCGGGCGCGGGCGCGGATTCAACGCCTTCGCCTGCCGCAAGGCCGATTCCCCCTGGTTCCTCACCGGCGTCAATCTGGCCAAGACCGGCCGGACCTACATGCTCGCGCGCACCGAAGAGCACAACAACATCGAGCAGAGCCACGTCACCCAGACGGACAAAGCCCAGGATCGGTACCTGATCCGCGAGCGTAGCCTCGATTATTTCAAGAAACATCCCGATTTCGCGCAGCACATGGGCCACCACGCGCCGGATCGCGAAATGACGCTCTACAACCCCGACGAGAAAGACTGGGACGGCCCCTTCTCCTGGGGCATGACCATCGACCTCAACCGCTGCACCGGCTGCGGCGTCTGCACCATCGCCTGCCAGGCCGAAAACAACATCCCGGTCGTGGGCAAGGAAGACGTGCGCGTCGGCCGCGAAATGCACTGGATACGCGTCGACCGCTACTACAAGGGCGATCCGAAGCGCATGAAGGACGAGGGCCGCGTGGACGGCGTCGCGCACCAGCCCGTACCCTGCATGCAGTGCGAGAACGCGCCCTGCGAGCCCGTCTGCCCCGTCGGCGCCACGATGCACAGCGAGGAAGGGCTTAACGACATGGTGTACAACCGCTGCGTCGGCACCCGCTACTGCTCGAACAACTGCCCCTACAAGGTCCGCCGTTTCAATTTCTTCCACTACAATATCCGCAGCGGCCAGGACGCGCCCCAGCTCAAGATGATGCGCAACCCCAACGTGACCGTCCGGAGCCGCGGCGTCATGGAAAAGTGCACCTACTGCACGCAGCGCATCAACCGCGCGCGCATCGACGCGAAGGTGGCGGCGGCAAACCGCCCCGGCGGCGGCGAACCCCACATCGCCGACGGCGCCGTGCAAACGGCCTGCCAGGCGGCGTGCCCCTCCGGCGCCATTGTTTTCGGCAATATCAAGGATCCCGAAAGCCGGGTATCTCTTCTCAAGCAGAATCCTCGGGACTACGGCCTCCTCGCGGACATTGGCACGCGCCCGCGCACGACCTATCTGGCGAGGCTGCGGAACACCAACGACGATCTGGCCAGCCCTGTAGCCCATACCGCGGAGCACTGA